A single Pan troglodytes isolate AG18354 chromosome 19, NHGRI_mPanTro3-v2.0_pri, whole genome shotgun sequence DNA region contains:
- the LOC100608209 gene encoding uncharacterized protein LOC100608209, translated as IHSGSCILAAPAAAWTLGTSSPEPGSPSIQGPDRPQNPRPEAGKDGARRTPGPTRQGQGQRRLPVGASFQGWRGRQNGGLPRSEQPYRPGRWREGCRSCSGDLPSAWNWFLLCLSACGCPCALVTPQAPAVPSPGYVPAPSFCYPHQWAASEPRPFWGYRGGCTHSILCTEGQAVGADATCPADSSSPSKADPALGERGASEVDWGEAAPSPTPAHSMAHPLPARALGSAFHGAPRP; from the coding sequence ATACATTCAGGCAGCTGCATCCTCGCGGCCCCCGCCGCAGCCTGGACCTTGGGAACCAGCAGCCCAGAGCCAGGAAGCCCCAGCATTCAGGGCCCAGACAGACCCCAAAATCCCAGACCAGAGGCAGGGAAGGATGGTGCGAGGAGGACCCCAGGACCCACacgccagggccagggccagcgCCGGCTCCCAGTGGGTGCCTCTTTCCAaggctggagagggaggcagaaTGGAGGGCTTCCCAGGTCGGAGCAACCCTACAGGCCGGGCAGATGGAGGGAAGGGTGCAGGTCATGTTCTGGAGACCTCCCCTCAGCCTGGAACTGGTTTCTCCTCTGCCTCTCCGCCTGTGGGTGTCCCTGTGCTCTGGTAACACCCCAGGCACCAGCTGTGCCCTCACCAGGCTACGTGCCCGCCCCTTCCTTCTGCTATCCCCATCAGTGGGCTGCTTCAGAGCCACGGCCCTTCTGGGGCTACAGGGGAGGATGCACCCACAGCATACTCTGCACTGAGGGGCAGGCAGTGGGCGCTGATGCCACCTGTCCTGCTGACAGCTCCTCACCCAGCAAGGCTGACCCAGCTCTGGGTGAAAGAGGAGCCAGTGAGGTAGACTGGGGAGAGGCTGCACCTTCACCCACGCCTGCCCACAGCATGGCCCATCCACTTCCTGCACGGGCGCTGGGATCTGCTTTCCACGGAGCCCCACGGCCATGA